From a region of the Helianthus annuus cultivar XRQ/B chromosome 5, HanXRQr2.0-SUNRISE, whole genome shotgun sequence genome:
- the LOC110939491 gene encoding citrate-binding protein, with protein sequence MKRVCCCSLLLLIVHLSLLSEPSMVFAFDPTQGFTNVPLTSSSFIYQKPYNVPLNERYSFKNGIHRFWVYANDKPFERGSNTQPRTEAQIKPDYTSGIWQFEGYAFVPHGTSGATIVQIHGAAQGNTTLLLRIYNGDMRYYDSEVIATDLYDKWFKVNLIHNVDEGRLMVYINDVKKFESHDQGPGDLYFKCGVYGAPSDKSRYMESRWRDIKIYKK encoded by the exons ATGAAGAGAGTTTGTTGTTGTAGTTTGCTTCTCTTGATTGTACATTTGAGTTTACTTAGTGAACCTTCAATGGTGTTTGCATTTGATCCCACACAAGGGTTTACTAATGTCCCCTTAACATCAAGTAGCTTCATATACCAAAAACCGTACAACGTACCTCTCAATGAACGATATAGTTTCAAGAATGGAATTCATCGCTTTTGGGTTTACGCAAATGATAAGCCATTCGAACGTGGAAGCAATACACAGCCGCGAACCGAAGCTCAAATAAAA CCGGACTATACGTCAGGGATTTGGCAATTCGAAGGATATGCTTTTGTACCACATGGAACGTCGGGTGCTACAATAGTGCAAATTCATGGCGCGGCCCAAGGTAACACGACACTGTTACTAAGGATATATAACGGAGATATGAGGTACTATGACAGCGAAGTAATCGCCACCGATTTATACGATAAATGGTTCAAAGTGAACTTAATTCACAATGTGGATGAAGGGAGACTTATGGTTTACATTAACGATGTGAAAAAGTTTGAATCTCATGACCAAGGTCCAGGAGACTTATATTTCAAATGTGGTGTTTATGGTGCCCCAAGTGATAAAAGTCGATATATGGAATCGAGGTGGAGAGATATTAAAATATATAAGAAGTAA